The Apis cerana isolate GH-2021 linkage group LG10, AcerK_1.0, whole genome shotgun sequence DNA window TGGACGACATTTGTCAAAAGTTTCTCGCATCGCATTCAGTTACAGTCCGAAGAAGTACCAGTTGTACTTTCACCTCCGTTTCCTCCAGTTGTACTATCATCGTGAACATCATCTTTCGTCACATCTTGATTAACTCTTGATTAATTAATGGATAATTTACTGGCAAGTAAAGGCTAATCTCGAAGATTAGTTCTTACACATCCGAGTTCCCCATATCCCGCGATGAGAAGAAaacaagaagagaaagaggaaatagGAAGGAGCTTGGATGGTAAGAGAACTTGCagcacctttttttttttctgaaatcacATCGAGCCAATCTCTCACGCGATGTTTCTTCGAATCGAGCCAGCGAAATCGTTATATCTCTACGTgtactgtatatatatatatatatatatatatatatatatatatatatatatatatatgaaaatacgaAATGATGAACTCCTGGCTAGTTCCTCTTGCTCGAGTTAATCAGATACTTGCAGCAATGAGTGAGCAAGTGTTTTTCACCGGTGATGTCATGCGGCACGTTTGTCGGATTGGTCGATTCCCTTGTATAAATATCAAGCCCATACTGGCCCTCCTCTGGAAAGCTGATCGAGAAAGTCACCACGTCGTCGTCGGCGATTGAATGCGTGACGTATTTGGACAACCGTTTTTCCTCGATACCATTTTTGTGCAGTGTCGCCATGAAGTCGGTCAGCGATCTCGACATTCGAAATTGGATTTCCAACTCGCGGCCAGCGAACACCAATGCCTCCTGATggatcgagaagaaaatataaaagaaatgatttaatgTACACGTTTATAATGCGTTATAACAACGCAtttctgatattaatttttaataatcggaaaaaatatagatatatatatatctgaaacCAGCAAATTTCGAGAGCTCtgtttaaaaatacgaaagacAAGATAcctagaaaatataaatactcgtggaaagaaatatggagaataatttaaaaataatttatcgtgcGATACCTGATGGGTTATTGGTATGAGACCGAAAAGTCTGGTGGCTTTCGTAGGGCCCCATTCGCCACTCGCGCAATCGGGCAACGGCACCATCACCGTCTGCAATTCCTCGCAAGCGATTTTGAATTTGCACACGCTCTTGAACTTCATCGGCTCCCCGGTTAAGTATTCCTTCGGCGTGACAGCGTTGGCAAATATATCCAGGAGGAAAGCCCCCGAGCAGGGCGCGTGAACACGGAACGCGACGATATTCCCGACGACGGACTATGTAacaaggaaataaataattttcgaaaataaaattcttacgcgataaaaatttcttcgaacaatttttatgcaaagaaTGATACATGTggaactatttatatttcctcGGATAAGCAGTGTTAAAATTCACTCGTCAAACATTTCGTTAAGAGATCGAGAGATCACAAATCAAAcattgaaaatcaatattgaaaaacGTATATGACATCATCGTAAACATTGGAAACGTTGTTTGAAGAGATCTGTCGCTTTACCgaatttcttcattaattaatttcatggtTGGCTAGCAATCAATTAACGAGAAGATTCCCAAACTCCTAGATTTCCTCCTTTCGTTACATTTCcctgattatttatataggaaCGCGACCGATGGATAAttgtttgaaagaattttcatttcaccAAGATATTTCTCGAGGGTTTACCTGCATGACGAAACGTTTCAACGACACGCCGTCGTAACCGTCCCCATCGTTGTCGTAGAATTTCAAGTTGTAATGGAAAATTAGGGACGATTGCATGTGAGCTGGCATGGCTATCCTCACGGTCGCAGCACCTGTAGAATCCGTGTACATGACTGCGTTCGTGTTCGTATCCGGAAAGTAGAGACCGTACCTGTCCAATTTCGAATGTTTTAACCCTCGCAAATAATGCGATGATGGATAGTCAgactttcttttttacctGAAGAACAACGAGCGCACGAAAGGCAGCTCCTCGAAATCTTTGAGGGAAATCGGTTGCTTGAGCAATTGCCACTCCTCTTGAAGGGGGAAGAATTCGTAGATGAATTCTCGCGGGTCCGTGAGGAAGTAATGATCGTCGTATTCGTATCtgggaaaaaaatagaaaaagatggaATTTGAACGATTGGAGCGGAAGGGAAATACAGCATTGAGCCTCTTGTCTTACCTCAGACTATCGTTCTTGGCCTTCGGTTGGCCAGGACGAGGAACTTCTTTGGCATTGACCAGATGTCTTGCCCCCCAATTGCATTGAACGAATCTCCACGCGCCAGCCACGTAAACGGCGTTCCAACTGTTCCGGAATCGATTGTCCTCGAAGCAAACCCCCGGCTGATAGCCGGCCGATTTGCTGTAACCCTTTATCACCACGCAATGCAATCCAGCATAactgaaggaaaaaaatatcgaacaatttgaatttttgcaCGTGAAAAATTATCATGTTCCCATTTCCCGACACGTTTCAGTCCAAttttgaaaggaaagaaatacgGGTACGCCTTTGGGGATGAATTATCATTTTGGGCGTGTCGTGAGAAAGATCGAAATGAAAAGGAGTTGAGAGCGTTTACCTGCACAATCGTTTGAACAGAACGTGGTAACTTTCAGTCCCGTGTTTTATTCCTCTCAACAAGCCCATAGGCGTGTCCCCGCGTAAATTCTCGTCGAACTGCATCGTGTTTAGATTCTTCACGGTGATCCATCGGAATATCGTCCTAGCTTTTTCTATATCCGATCCGCATCTGCTCACCAACTGCCGTACCAGATCAGTGAACGTTTTCTGATCCTCTTGAGCCACCTGATttgtcaaaaagaaaaaatatatatatataactcgtAAAAGTAtcgattacaaaattattcattatatattcacgAGATATATGTTAACTTTTGAAAGTATTGAATTAGCAcgagatatcttttttttttaaaaataaataacgagatggataaaatttaaaaattttattctatcacCATCTAGACGAATATTGCCACGTGaaactttattcgaaacgtGATGAAAGAATTCCAAAtactaaaaaatcaaaatttatgtcATCTTCAACGAAACTGGAACAACCTAGTCTCCCCTAATAGCGCCATTCAACGTATCGAATGACGAATAGCCACGACACGATAAGACGAACCATCcttcgaacgaaagaaaggTCGTAAATCGATTACGAATCTTCGTGTATAGACGCGGATAAAAAGGCGAGGCCGTCGTTGATACATGAAAATATccgattcgatttaaaattccgCGTGTGTAACGCACTTCCCCTTCCACGCGAAAGGATTTTTACGAAAGGATGGCGGCGttaaaggggagggagggggcttACC harbors:
- the LOC108001218 gene encoding hillarin isoform X2; the encoded protein is MYRPNFYESTCLRCSQTVYQVDRVGPLKDFTFFHAGCFKCAICGTKLTLKTYYNNQHTINDKEVYCSSHVPKPGPGTLDGSSVGIRSALNVPRSGYVNEQIRAGGASPRGVYPPWHLNGHGSPPATNSSHRDLHGNSGGGASSPYNYNYSGDGSYQYGRFDASALHIAHALKQTELQKGYSKAREKPIDYYLDRDEQTRLEMKHRKEEDDLYRKFAHHREEEDRRIREEFRDEWEKELEQLSARWEREKGGRARAQQFQQEKEDLEKNMTLRRDKKKESLTRKMLEHERAATAALVEKQSSEMLELINEARSEYMRQESLYLDEGDGYAQEAPPLPYPSRAPPPQPPALAKYHIYNDPLEFADMDQIAISVAQEDQKTFTDLVRQLVSRCGSDIEKARTIFRWITVKNLNTMQFDENLRGDTPMGLLRGIKHGTESYHVLFKRLCSYAGLHCVVIKGYSKSAGYQPGVCFEDNRFRNSWNAVYVAGAWRFVQCNWGARHLVNAKEVPRPGQPKAKNDSLRYEYDDHYFLTDPREFIYEFFPLQEEWQLLKQPISLKDFEELPFVRSLFFRYGLYFPDTNTNAVMYTDSTGAATVRIAMPAHMQSSLIFHYNLKFYDNDGDGYDGVSLKRFVMQSVVGNIVAFRVHAPCSGAFLLDIFANAVTPKEYLTGEPMKFKSVCKFKIACEELQTVMVPLPDCASGEWGPTKATRLFGLIPITHQEALVFAGRELEIQFRMSRSLTDFMATLHKNGIEEKRLSKYVTHSIADDDVVTFSISFPEEGQYGLDIYTRESTNPTNVPHDITGEKHLLTHCCKYLINSSKRN
- the LOC108001218 gene encoding hillarin isoform X1; the encoded protein is MYRPNFYESTCLRCSQTVYQVDRVGPLKDFTFFHAGCFKCAICGTKLTLKTYYNNQHTINDKEVYCSSHVPKPGPGTLDGSSVGIRSALNVPRSGYVNEQIRAGGASPRGVYPPCYDNVDSPNCARHLNGHGSPPATNSSHRDLHGNSGGGASSPYNYNYSGDGSYQYGRFDASALHIAHALKQTELQKGYSKAREKPIDYYLDRDEQTRLEMKHRKEEDDLYRKFAHHREEEDRRIREEFRDEWEKELEQLSARWEREKGGRARAQQFQQEKEDLEKNMTLRRDKKKESLTRKMLEHERAATAALVEKQSSEMLELINEARSEYMRQESLYLDEGDGYAQEAPPLPYPSRAPPPQPPALAKYHIYNDPLEFADMDQIAISVAQEDQKTFTDLVRQLVSRCGSDIEKARTIFRWITVKNLNTMQFDENLRGDTPMGLLRGIKHGTESYHVLFKRLCSYAGLHCVVIKGYSKSAGYQPGVCFEDNRFRNSWNAVYVAGAWRFVQCNWGARHLVNAKEVPRPGQPKAKNDSLRYEYDDHYFLTDPREFIYEFFPLQEEWQLLKQPISLKDFEELPFVRSLFFRYGLYFPDTNTNAVMYTDSTGAATVRIAMPAHMQSSLIFHYNLKFYDNDGDGYDGVSLKRFVMQSVVGNIVAFRVHAPCSGAFLLDIFANAVTPKEYLTGEPMKFKSVCKFKIACEELQTVMVPLPDCASGEWGPTKATRLFGLIPITHQEALVFAGRELEIQFRMSRSLTDFMATLHKNGIEEKRLSKYVTHSIADDDVVTFSISFPEEGQYGLDIYTRESTNPTNVPHDITGEKHLLTHCCKYLINSSKRN